In bacterium, the sequence TTTTTCTCCCGACATCTTGCAATATTCGATGGCTACGTCTGCGCCTTCAGCGCCCACACGGATTTCCTCCATGAAAAAATCCCCGGAAGACTCGAGAGACATGGAAAGATGCCGCCTCAAACGATCATGTTTGTCGACTTGAAGATTGATCGTCCGGAGAAGCTCCATGGCCTGAGCATATTTCTTGCTCCGGAACTTTGTAAAGAATTCGGATTGGAAATAGCTCACATAAGCGAAAACGATCTCATCTTCCGTCTCTTTCTGAAAACAACGGCTTGTTATCGCCATAACAGCAGAATCCATATTCTTCCAGTGATCATAAGCGGAAAGCGTAGCCACAAGCGTTTGAACAATGCTGATGACAGACATCCTTTGCCGCTCATCGCCTTTGCTTAAACAGTTGAGAACCTTCTTCACGACCTCATCAACTTCCTTCTCATCCACTTCTTCAATCATCTGTTGAATCGCATCGGGTATGCGCAAAATATCGCTCGGTGTCAGGTCTTCCTTTTCGACAAAATCGCTCCACAGGCTACCAATCTGTTCTTCCGCCGGGGCCGTCTGCAAAGCGAGTGCCAGATTATTTGAATTCGAGGCATAACGCAGAGCAACATCCTTTTCCACAATGCCTGCACGGACCATTCGCTCCAGATCTTTGTCGAACGGTTGCATCCCTTCCAGGAATCCATCCCGCATTGCATCAAGGAGCGATCTGTTTTCCCCTTCCCCTTTAATGATGTATTCACGCGTGCGGGGAGTCGCTTTCAACACTTCTACGGCTGCTACTCTTCCGCCACCCTTCTTTGGAATCAAACGCTGGGCGATGACATAGCGAAACGTTTGCGCAAACCGGTTCCGAATCGATGTTTCTTCCGATTGTGGAAAGATGCCTATGATTCGATCGATTGCTTTTGAAGCATCGATGGTATGAAGTGTGCTGAAAACAAGATGCCCGGTTTCAGCAGCTTCCAGGGCGATTTCGGCCGTTTCCGTATCACGCATTTCACCAACCACAATGACCTTTGGAGACTGCCGCAGGGCCGCGCGAAGAGCGACGGCAAATGATGTCGTGTCCGATCCTAGTTCACGCTGGCAGATGCTGGATTTCTTGTGGCGATACAAATACTCGATCGGATCTTCTATCGTTATGATATGAAAGGCATTTTTTTGATTGATTTCATCAATGATGGCGGCAATCGTCGTTGACTTACCGCTGCCTGTGGGACCTGTGACAAGAACTATTCCCGTCGTTTCATCTGCGACTTCGTACAAAACATCCGGCAGATTCATTTCTTTTATACTGGGGACACCATAAGGAATCACACGCATAACGACTGCGAATGTTCCCCGCTGTTTATAGATGCTAACGCGAAATCTGGTAACGCCCGGAATGCTGTAGGAAAGATCGGCGGATCCCAACCGTATGAACCTTCGCAATGCTTCACGATCCTGCCCCATGATGTTCATGGCAATCACGTCCAGCTGAAACGGATTCAGTCGTTCTAATCCCTTAATAGGAACCGGCACCAAGGTTCCGGAGACTTCGATTTGCGGAGGACGTCCGACAAAGAAATGCAAATCGGATATGTTCGGTTTGAAGGAAAGCATCGTCTGCAGAACACGATCTACTTCGAGATTGTTCATAAAAAAAAGCGCAATGAACGCGCCCCTAACCTCTAAAAAAACCGTAGGAGCGCGACTCATCGCGCCCTTTCGCAATAATCGTAACACAAACATGACGTTTTTGTCACGCATAAATACAGGCGCCCCGATTACTCGACGCTGATGCTGAGAATGCACGAATCGAGAAAGAGCCTCTTGTGGCCCAGTAGTTCAGCTTCCGTTAATCGTAGCCTTAAACGTACTGCGGTTTTTTTTGCTCCGAATTCGCTACGGGCAAAAGTCGCAAATGTCGTTGTTAGTGTCATCGAGCAATAAACAATCGACGCCTTTCGGTGGTGTACATACCGGATAGTAGCAGTCTCCATGGACGAAGTGCTTTTCCAGTTTGGTTGTTCCGACATCTAGTACAACCCCGGCATTATCACCATCGCTATTGCTATGACAGATCAGAGTCTTTGTGGCGGCCGATGCGCTCACGTCCGGTGCCTGTATTTGGTTTGGGCTGACCGGATTTTCGGAACCTTGTTCCGGGTTCTGGGTGCAACCAATTGCAAACAGGACAACACAAAGTGCGGAAAGAAATCTCCAATTCGCGAAACTATTGAAAATTGTTTCCATATTTCCTCCTTCAGTTTTGTACCAATTCGGTAATGGCAAATACCTTGCCATGCTTGTTGCTTGTTGCGGGAAGCCATCCTTCGTCAGGAAAAGGAAAGAATTGCGGCCAATAGGAGCGGCGCGTTGTTTCGATATGGAACATGCCTGTGTTCCAGAGCAAAACAATGAACGCATTCAAAAAGAATCATTGTAAAAACATGCTCAAGAGCATAGATTGTGGAAGCCCTGACTATTCGCTGCTAATGCGTACGGTGCCGCGATCGAGAAATGGGCCCTGAATTGGGATGGCCCAGAAGTTCAGTTTTCCTTCACGAAGCTCAAAATGCATGAAATGATGGGCGCGGGCCACGACATCGGTTTCGGAAGTTGCGCGAGGTGTCTTCAGATGCCGGCCCCCTCCGCCTGTGGTGAAGTGAATGACTCCATGCTTTGGTTTCATGCGAGCGTAAAAGTGGTTGTGACCGGAAATGTAGATTTGCACACCATTCTTAACCAGGATTGGCTCAAGGGCTTTTCTGAAGGACACATCTACTGGATGGCTTCCAGGCGGACTGTAAATCGCGTGATGGCCATAAACAATCTTCCATATCGACTTCGATTCGGAAAGCACTTTCTGCAACCATTTCAATTGTGAAGGATTTGCATTTTGCACAAGAATATTTTCCGTATTCAAAGCAACAAATGTGACGAGAGCGGGATCCGGTGAAAAGTAGTAGTAACCCGTATTTGAGAGAATGTTGAACCGGACTCTATCGTCGATCAGGTCTCGGCCGTGACGGGTTTCAAAATCATGGTTGCCCAGGGAAGCAAAGAAGAGTACACCGCGCTTTCGCAAAGGATTATAGTACCGGTCAAAATGCTCATAAAAAAGCGCCTTGCTCCCACCCTTTCGTCTGTTCCAAATACGCTGCAAACCATCACCATAAATGTTGTCTCCCGTGGTAAGGACGAAACGGAACGGGTATTTCGCGTGCCATTCCAGCATCTCTTCGGCAATGGCTTCCTGCGCCGCACAGCCACAGCCCATGTCGCCGATCGCCGCAAAATGCAGCATATCGGTAGCCGCGAAAGAGAAACAGAAATAACACAGAAGAAGAGGAAGGATCAGCAGTTTTCGTTTCATCTGTTGCCCGGCTTTGACAATCTTCTCGGAAAGTACATATTCTATCTAATATGTTTTTTGGGTTTTGAAAATTCAAAATGCAGGGAGGCCGAATAATGGACGTTGAACAGAAACCAGAAGAAAGTTACAAGGATCAACCTCAACAGCAGTTCCGCATCGATGTTCCCCTTCATCAATTGCTGATGAATGGCCCCAAGCCTCAAAACGCCGCACCGGTCGGAGCCGAAGTTTTGACTTTGCCGGAACCGGTATTTCCACAACGTCAACCCGGACCGGATTACTCGGACAAAGAATACAACAAACTCAACGCCATTCGCGGATGGAAAGGCTGGGCAGTGCCCTACTTTAAATCCCGATGGCACAGCAAAGAACTTCGTCCCATCATTGCTTACCTTTTTACGGAATTTAAATGCAATGTGGATTGTCATTATTGCTGGTCTTATAACAACAAAGTCAAAGGAATGACGGAAGATATGGCGCGCCGCTCGATTGACTGGTTGCATGATATCGGATGTCGCGTTCTGGCTCTCATGGGAGGCGAGCCTCTGCTGCGTCCGGACTTTGTGCATAAAGTCGTTTATTACGCATCCAAGAAGGACTTCTTTGTCTACTTGCCAACGAACGGACGGTTGATGAATCCGGATGTTCTGGATCGTTTAGGGGATGCGGGTGTAGCGAATATCAATCTTGCGATCGATGCAGTCAATGAAAAGCCGGGGTTGCCGAAAGCGCTCAACCGGATTCAATCCTACTTCGACTACATGGTGAAGAAGAAACATTATTACGGCTACACGGCCATGATCAATATCAATATTACTCACATCAATCAAGAAGATGTGAAGGAGCTTACTCAAATAGCGCATGACAATGATCTGGCCACCGATTACCACATCAACGAAGCTCCGATGCTGCAACAGGATCATTTCAAGCATCTCGATGGCAACACCACATATCTTCTTCCGGAGGATCATCCGAAAGTGGATGAGCTGATCGAATGGGTGATTGAAAAACACAAGAACGGTTACAAAATGCCGAATCCTGTTTTTCATTTGCGTGAAATGAAAAAGCTCATGCGGGGAAAAGTGGATGCGTGGCCCTGTCGTGCCGGTCAAAATTCCTGCATCATCCGGACGGATGGTTCACTGGCTCCCTGCTTCCCCATGTACTCTTCAACGTACGACTGGGGAACTGTGGCAAATCACAAGTTTGAAGCAGGCCAATTGAATGAGATGAAAAAGGAATGTTCTCAACATTGTCTGTCAACATGCAATTACATTCTTTCGTATTGCTACGACAACACGCGAGTCATGAAATGGCTTGCGAAGCAGGCGATGCGCGGATTCCAGGGAGTGAGCGGCAGCTTCGAATAGTTCTTCAACGCAGAGACGCAAAGACGCAGAGAAAAGAGAAAGAATTTAATTAATTTTTTTCTTTGCGACTCTGCGCCTCTGCGTTAAATTTTCTGCATTATTTCCTGGATAACTCGGTGGGCGGATTCCAGGGCGCCTTGCATCCATCCGGGCAGTGAAGATGTATGATCGCCTGCGAAGTGGATTTGTCCGAAGGGACGTCCGAGAACAGGCAACAGATTCGTCATTTGTCCCGGTTTAAACCAGGAATAAGCTCCTCCGGCCCACGGATCGTGATCCCAGCAGACGGATGTTGTTTTGAGCAAATGCTTCCTCATTTCCGGATGCAATTCTTCCAGGAATGAAAGTGTTGTCTCAATTCGTTCTGTTTCATTCAATGATGAGATCCTTCGCGCAAGGGGTCCGGAAATATAGGCTTCCAGAATTCCGGCTTTTCCTTCCTGATTCGCGGTGCTGTGAAATAAGCTCAAAAAATCGTGGTCCGTATAAGCGTATCCTGATAAGCCTTGCTGTATCCAGAAACGTTCTTTGAATTGCGCATAGACGCGCGCGACAGAGGTATATCCAAGCTCCTGTATTGCGTTCCTTTTCTCGGAAGGCAAATCGATCTGCACTTTGGACAAAACGGAGAAAGGAATGGTGCAAATCAAGAAATCGCTTTGTTGCTTCTGAAACTCACCATTCTTCGAAAACACCACTTCGATCCGGTTGTCTATTTGATTCACCTGATGAACGGGAGTGTTCAAGGAAATACTGGAAAGTCGCGATGCGAAGGCAGAGGGCAGCCGGTCGCTTCCCCCCTGTATTCGAAATAATGAGCTGGAACGGCCTCTTGCAAGATCGTAAAATCCGCTGAGAGCGGAATAGCTTTCGATTCCATCACCCCATTCATCGATGTATTCCATTCGTAAACGGGAGATTTTTTCAGAAGAGATTCCCTGTTCCGTCAAAAACTGATAAAGGGTCGAATGGTCCCAGGCCCTTACGCCATCCGGGGGCCAGGGGTCTGCAGTTAAGGAAGCTGCAACTTGATGGATATAGGGTCCCAAATATTTTTTCTGAAGAGAGCCCGGTGAATCAGAATCTTCACCCGTGCCAATCCATTTCCGGTTCGCAACACGATAGACTGCAGGAAGGTTGGAAGGCGCCGGATCCAGCTGGATGCCGAATTCAGCAGCGTATTTTTTCGTAAGCGAATGACTGTCCGGCACAACCATCGCTCCCGCTTCTGCAAATTGTCCGAATTCGAAGGGCTCTCTGATTGTGTGGACACGGCCCCCGATTCTGTGTCTCGCTTCCAGAATCACCACTTCAAAGCCGTTTCGCGTGAGCTCGTACGCTGCACAGAGGCCGCTGATTCCTGCCCCGATAACAATTACTTTAGTCATGGGTAGTGGCAGAGCATTGTCCGCGTTTCTGGTTTTGAACACGTTGGGCAATTAGATCCGCAACCCGCAACATCTCTAGTTTGCTGAGACAATGCTCTGCTCTGTTCGCGGGATGCAGAGCATTTTGCTCTTCAGAAGTTGGTCAGTGCAATTTACAAGCATTTCTGAAAGTTCAGGTCTTTTTACTTCAATGGCAAATGCTCTGCCACTACCAGGAGTTTTTCGATGTCTCGTAGCAGGGGTGTGTATTGTCGTTTTAGGTTCGCATTTGTATGGAGGGCTTGTAGCAAATCTGCATGGGCATCGCGGGCGAACTTTGTATCGGCTCGAGCGAGTAACAATCCAAGACCGGCTCGTGTTGCAAGCGCGCGAGACATATGCGGATGGTATTGCAAGGCTTTGTTTACGGCTTCCAAACCCTTTTGAATTTCCACATCCGCGCTCTTTCTTTTTCGAATTTTCCAGGAGGCAAGCAACTGATACATTTCGGCTGCGGCGTTGTAGATTTCTGCTTCCTCCGGATTCATACGCAAGGCACTTTGAAGACTCTCTTCAGCCTCTTTCAATGCGCCGAGCGGAGATGCATTTTGGGAGATCGCAAACTGTGCTTCGACTAAATTCAGTCGTGCCGACATCAAGTACGGCTCAAAAAAGTCGGGATTGGAGTCAACTGCTCTCCTAACAAATGGCTTACCCTGATTCAGATAGAAAGAAGGATCTTTCCCCTGAGAAAGCGTGAAGACTGCGAGGCCTCGATAAACTTCCACAAGATTGCTGTACGCATAGGAATATTCCGCGTTAATCTGAATCGCTTTTTGAAAATATTCAATAGACTTTTGCAGAGTTGCCGTAGGATCTATGCCAATTGCGATCTGATATTCTCCTAAACCCTGTGTTACGCCACCAAGATTATTGTATGCGAGTGTGTAATCCGGATTCAGCTCAAGGGATTTTTGGAAGCACCGGCTCGCCTTTTCCAGGGAAGGTCGCGGGTCTTTCCCGTGATTGTTTTCATATTCTGCCTGAGTCCAATAAGCCACTCCAAGATTGTGATGAGCATACATGTAGGTGGGGTTGAGGCTGATCACTTTAAGATAATGATGAAATGCCTGGCTCAGCGTACTGCGCGGATCTAATCCGCGGTTTGCCTGATATTCGGCAAGTGTCCAGTATACGTTCCCCATGTTGTGATAGGTAAAGATGTTACCGGGATCAAGCTTTTTTGAATTTTGAAAACTTTCGATTGCCTTATCCAAATGAGGAACAGGATTGGTGCCATGTTCCATTTCGTAATCAGCAAGCAGCCGGTAGGTTCTACCTTTGTTGGTGTAGCCATTCACACTTGTGGGATTCCACTGAAGCTCCTTGCCCGCAAACTCGTCCGCTAGTTTCCAGTCCGGAAGCGGATCTCCGCCGTGAAGCATCTGAAACTCCCCTCGCCGGAGGTGAAGATTTGAGAGATTGTTGAAAGCCACTTCACTTTCAGGGTTCGTTTTGATGGCATCGTGGCAGACCTGAAGTCCTTCCTGAAAATCGGACTCTACCGATTCGCCGGATTGGTACAATTGAAGATTCATCCGGTCAACAGAAAGGCCGCAAAGAGCTTCGTAGATGGTGTTGTCACTTGCCGCTTTGGCGACCGCCTCGCGGTAGGCAACTTCAGCCTTGTCATAGTGCGCAAGCGCGCTGGCCGTGTCACCACGGTCCCGCAGACCATTTCCTATGGCTTTCCAGATCTCACCTTCCAGAAGTTTTGCTTCGTACATCCAGGGTACCAGGACCCAGGCTTCGTGAGCCCGCCGCAAAGCTTCCTCATAGCGTTTCTGATAAAATGCGATTTTTCCACGGACATAAGAAGGCGATTCCGCCCATGCCCCGCCGCTTTCATTGACAAACTGAATCGCGCGATCCCTGTATTCCTTTTCAATATGTTTTCTTTGAAAAATTCGCATCTCAAGACTCGTGATCCGTTCCACGTTTTCTAATTCCTTGTGATATAACACACCCAGAGTGTGCCCCAGGGAATAAGCAACTTCCGGCGCGCGATAGTTCTCCTGCCATGCCGTTTCCAAATGTTTTCGAGCCTTTTCGTATTCGTGCAAAGACATCCAACCGCGGCCCAGTGCATATTCCCCCGGCCCTTTCGCAACCTTCCCCATCTGTTTGGTCTGCATTTCGATGGCTCGCATCCGTTGTTTTACCATTTGCTTTTCCATGCGGATATCATGAAGCGGCAACAGATATGCATACCGCATGGTGGAATCCATTTTCTCGATTTCCTGACCGAACTGTTGCGCTAAACGCGCCTGCTGAGCTGCATTGAAACGGATCCGCAAGCCCAGAATCGCAAAAATAAGAATCAACACAAGCGATGCGCCCGATACCGCAAAAATAGCTTTATTCTTCCGGATCTTCTTATTAAGCCGGTAGCTGAATCCTGCCCGTCTGGCCAGAACCGGCTCAGCATCCAGGAACCTTTCGAGATCTTCTGCAAACGCGCGGGCCGAATCATAGCGACGTTCCGGTTCCTTTTCCAAACATTTCATTACGATGCTTTCCAGATCCGGAGAAATAGAAGAATTCCTTTGCCGCAAGAACTGCGGTTCTTCCTGCAACACCTTGAGGATGATGTCCACCCCGGTGTTTCCCTCAAATGGCGAAGATCCACACAAGACTTCATACAAGGTAGCGCCAAGACTGTACACATCGCTTCTGCGATCAATCTTCCCAGCCTCACCGCGGGCCTGTTCCGGTGCCATGTAGAATGGCGTACCTACCACTACTCCTGTCACTGTGTGGCCAGGCACTTCCATTTCTCGCACCAATCCGAAATCGAGGATGTATGGATGAAGCGTTCCATCCTCTTTTGTTTCGATAAGAATGTTGGCTGGTTTGACATCGCGGTGAATCAAACCCAGCCTGTGCGCTGCATGCAAAGCTTCGGCAACCTCCCTGACGATATTCGCTTTTTGCTCTTGAGTCAGCGTTTCTCCTATTTCTAAAAGGTTCTTCCCTTCAATGAATTGCATCGCGATATAACCATGATTTTGAAACTCGCCGACTTCATAAATTTCACAAACATGCGGATGCCTTATCCTGGCCTGTGCTTGCGCCTCGCAGATCAGGCGACGTTGCAACTCGGGATCTTCACGGCGCAAGAATTTTAGAGCGACCGGACGCTTCAGGACCGGATCAAAAGCCTTGTAGACACGGCCCATTCCTCCCTCCCCCAGGCAACCCATCAATTCGTAACGCTCCCAGGATTTAAGGGAATTTTCGATGAACCCGAGAGGAAGAACGGGAAATGATGCAGGAAGAATTAGCGGCTTCCGAACTATTCCAGGATCGCTCCCCATACTTTCACTTTACCAAGAATCGCCACGCAAAGCTTTAAGGGGGCAGTGGGACTGCCCCCTTATGAATTGTTCACGCTATTGCCAGGAAAAATATTGGGATTTTGATGGCCAAAAAGAGCTGGTGTTGGGAACACACCCGTGGATTTAGCAAAACTTGTGCCGGACGGGTCTCGACGATTGAGGGGCAAGCGGAAGCCAATAATTGTCACAATTGTAGCAAAAAGTAGCGTCTACTCCTGACTCGTCTCCGCGTCAGCGAGTCTACGTGAAGACGCGTAGACACGCGACGCAAAGACGCTTTGCCCCCCGATATTTCTTATTGAACCGTAAACGTTGCCGGTGTAGTGCTGCTACCATTTTGTCCGTTAAAGGTAGCCGTCACACTTACCGAATATTGTCCCTTAGGATCTTTTTGAGCGATCTTGTAATTCCACACTGCCTTTCCGGATGAATTGGTTGTTAGCGTTTTTGTTGTTGTCTTGCCATTTGCTTTCGTCATGGTAAATGTCACGCTGGCGCCCGATGCTGGATTAGAGCCGGAAAGCACAGTTGCAGTAATGGCGACCGTTTGTCGCACGCTGAAAGGTCCAGCGGGTGAAGAAACTGAGACGTTCAAAGGAGGTGGCGGATTCGTCACCGTGCAATTGGCTGTTCCGGTGCCGGTGTAGCTGCCACTTGTTGCAGTTGCGTTGACTCCATACGTGCCAACCGCTGTGCCTCCCGGCGCAGTTTTCGTCATCGTTACGTTTCCATTTGCGCCGGGGGAAAGCGTAATCGAAGAATTCGAAAAACTGGAACCCCATCCGGAAGGCAAAGTGGAACTCAGGTTAAATGTACCGGAGGAGCAACCGGAAGAATCGTTGTTCTTTACATTGACTGTGTAGTTCACGCTATTGCCAGGATAAACACTTGGATTCGATGGCGAAACTGTTACTGTTGGATTTGCTTGAACACACGGCACAGGACCAAAATCGACATTCAATGTGAGCCCGGAAGACGTTGCCGATTGTACGTTCAGTGTCACGTTTGAATAAGCATCTGTCCACGGAAGTCCCGGTCTCAATACGGTGTCGGTCCAAACATTATCCGGCGTAAAATCCAGAAGATGTGTATAGGAACTGGTGAAGGAATCCTCGTAATGGATCAACGCTCCTTGAAAAACGTTTGAGTTTAGCGTCGTGTCATAGTCACCAATCGACTGGCGATATTCGACCCAGAGATAAGCATTGTTGCCCGTTCCTCTTTGGATCTTGAGTCCTTTCAGGCCGGCGCTGCTGGATTCGATCGGCAGAATGGTAAAGGTCCCGTCGTTTGTAACAGTCTGATAACCGGAACCGCTTGCGAGCCAACCGAGTCTTACTTTGTGTGGCGCGCCATAGTGTCCGAGGTTCCAGGATCCCATTGTGTTGAACACATCACCATACTCATTCAAGGTACCTTGAGTTCCCAGCGGTCCCAGCGTTTCTGTTCCGAAATCGCGCGTGCTGGCATGGTGCAAACTGAGATTGTGTCCGCCTTCATGGCAGGACAATTTCACAGCGTTATCGCGGTTTGTAAAATAGTTCGCAAGCTCCCAGGATACTGAGGCGCTAAAGTTGCCATCCTGTGAACTGTTACTCCAGCAGCCAAGGCTACCTAGACCGGCCCATCCGCATGATCCTGGATTTGGCATGATAATAAATAGCCGGGTGTACTGCGTAAAATTCACATCCGGATCTGCTGCTGCAATAGCCGCAGAGCGAATCGCGTCGTACTGATCACAAGTGTAGAGCTGATTCAGTGTGTACCAGCCGTAGACTGCTCCTGAAGCGGATGCCTGATTGTACGAAGCTTCTCTCCAATATTTATCAACCGTACGACCGGTGGCACCGAAGAATGCGTCATAAACTGTTTGCGTAGTGACTCCGGAAGGAGGGCTGATTCCTGGAAAAGTAACAAGGAGAACAACAGTGTTCTGGTTTCCTGAAGTGCTGCAGGTCGTAGCCGCAGCAACCGATTCACCAAGAATTTCACCTTTTCCCGCGACTCGTTTGCCAACCTTTACACCCTTCACTTTCAGAATGACGCCGCTTCTAAGTCCACCGGGTTCCAGACCATCAAAATTCACATCGAGATCTTGATCCCCGACTTTCAAACGATGAACCCATTGTCTCCGGGTCATCGTTGGGTCATCAATCATGAAGCAGGTGTTATCGCCTTTCCATGTGCCTTGTTCTTCAAGATAGGAAGCAGAATCAGGAAAGGCTGATGCGAGCCTCTTCAAAATATCAGAAGAAAAGGCAAGACCAACTGCCTTGGAAGGATTCTTTTGGATCAGATCGTAAAGATGAGCATTTCGTTTCTTGATGATTTCAGCTGCTTGATCGGCAGACGGACCCCCTGACTCCGCCCGTTCGAGCAACTGCAAAAGACCCTCGTTTAGCTCTGAAACATGCGACGCCGAATCCTTTTGGGATGCGTACGTGCTGTTGAGAATCGTGAAGAAGAAAAGAAGGACGATCGTCCCGATATACCGAATGCGCATGCATTCCCCCCTTTTTTTGAACTGAGAACGGTCGCCGCTTCAGCAAAACCCATGCCCGGAACTCTCCTGAGGAGAGAGTCCATTTTGGTGCCAATTCTTGTCACAATTTTGGCGGCAGGATTTCACAATTTTGGGCACCAACTTCAGGAATGTGGCACATTTGCGATTCGCTTTTGAAGCGTGACGATGTTCTGATTTCCTTCCCGTTTGTAATGCATAGAATCGACATAGTTTCGGACAAGGTGAATTCCCAAACCGCCGATTCGCCGCTCCTCCAGTGGCACATCGAGGTCCGGTTCCGGAATATGTGTAGGATCGAAGGGGCGTCCATCATCGGTTATTTCTAAAACCAGCAGATTCTCTTGCAAGGAAAGATCGATTTGAACGTCGTGTTCAGCAGAATCCTCGTATCCATACTTGATCACATTCGTGATCAGCTCTTCCAGGCAAAGATCGATCACGAATACAGTATCCGCAGGCAATTGATTCTGTTTGCAGAAATTCATGACAGCGTCACGAAGTTTCGCCATCTCAGCAAGGTCATTCTTTATTTGCACGCGCATCCCAATTGATTGTAAACATGTGCCCGATTGTTGTATAGAGTAACTATGGAAATTCTCATTTTCGAACGAAACGATGGAAAGGTGCCGGTAACAATTATCGAAATCCATGGCGACGTCGATACCATGACTTTCAGCGAACTGGAAAAAAAGGGCGAAGAAATCTACAAACAGGGCGCGCGGAGAATCATTCTGGATTTATCGGATGCGCGGCACATCAGCAGCGCAGGATTACGCGCCATTCACACGATCTTCAATCTTTTGCGAAGCGACTATCCCCCGGAAAGCGACAAAGCTTTGGGAGAAAGACTCGCAGACAAGAATTTTAGATCCAACGTACTGAAACTTGTAAAGCCGAACGAAAACGTCCGGCAGATTCTGACCACTTCCGGATACGATCGCTTTCTTGA encodes:
- a CDS encoding PilT/PilU family type 4a pilus ATPase, whose amino-acid sequence is MNNLEVDRVLQTMLSFKPNISDLHFFVGRPPQIEVSGTLVPVPIKGLERLNPFQLDVIAMNIMGQDREALRRFIRLGSADLSYSIPGVTRFRVSIYKQRGTFAVVMRVIPYGVPSIKEMNLPDVLYEVADETTGIVLVTGPTGSGKSTTIAAIIDEINQKNAFHIITIEDPIEYLYRHKKSSICQRELGSDTTSFAVALRAALRQSPKVIVVGEMRDTETAEIALEAAETGHLVFSTLHTIDASKAIDRIIGIFPQSEETSIRNRFAQTFRYVIAQRLIPKKGGGRVAAVEVLKATPRTREYIIKGEGENRSLLDAMRDGFLEGMQPFDKDLERMVRAGIVEKDVALRYASNSNNLALALQTAPAEEQIGSLWSDFVEKEDLTPSDILRIPDAIQQMIEEVDEKEVDEVVKKVLNCLSKGDERQRMSVISIVQTLVATLSAYDHWKNMDSAVMAITSRCFQKETEDEIVFAYVSYFQSEFFTKFRSKKYAQAMELLRTINLQVDKHDRLRRHLSMSLESSGDFFMEEIRVGAEGADVAIEYCKMSGEKGAEFLLNWLAEEEDRSTRVRLLGYFDRLNPNHLVPGVERKLSHYKWYVVRNMVTIMTKVKLPKTSEMLRQAVKNEEVRVSKEILKRLYQGCTLTDSETIHELLCNPDKTVRIQAVHLVPMANLDGEIQMLLNYAGSATPADTDLRAACFQALAKMRVLQAVPLAKRVLEKKAGSKLEIAERNAAVKVLGDLASEVSLPLLQKLATGDSFAETREAARVYVL
- a CDS encoding metallophosphoesterase is translated as MKRKLLILPLLLCYFCFSFAATDMLHFAAIGDMGCGCAAQEAIAEEMLEWHAKYPFRFVLTTGDNIYGDGLQRIWNRRKGGSKALFYEHFDRYYNPLRKRGVLFFASLGNHDFETRHGRDLIDDRVRFNILSNTGYYYFSPDPALVTFVALNTENILVQNANPSQLKWLQKVLSESKSIWKIVYGHHAIYSPPGSHPVDVSFRKALEPILVKNGVQIYISGHNHFYARMKPKHGVIHFTTGGGGRHLKTPRATSETDVVARAHHFMHFELREGKLNFWAIPIQGPFLDRGTVRISSE
- a CDS encoding radical SAM protein; translated protein: MDVEQKPEESYKDQPQQQFRIDVPLHQLLMNGPKPQNAAPVGAEVLTLPEPVFPQRQPGPDYSDKEYNKLNAIRGWKGWAVPYFKSRWHSKELRPIIAYLFTEFKCNVDCHYCWSYNNKVKGMTEDMARRSIDWLHDIGCRVLALMGGEPLLRPDFVHKVVYYASKKDFFVYLPTNGRLMNPDVLDRLGDAGVANINLAIDAVNEKPGLPKALNRIQSYFDYMVKKKHYYGYTAMININITHINQEDVKELTQIAHDNDLATDYHINEAPMLQQDHFKHLDGNTTYLLPEDHPKVDELIEWVIEKHKNGYKMPNPVFHLREMKKLMRGKVDAWPCRAGQNSCIIRTDGSLAPCFPMYSSTYDWGTVANHKFEAGQLNEMKKECSQHCLSTCNYILSYCYDNTRVMKWLAKQAMRGFQGVSGSFE
- a CDS encoding FAD-dependent oxidoreductase → MTKVIVIGAGISGLCAAYELTRNGFEVVILEARHRIGGRVHTIREPFEFGQFAEAGAMVVPDSHSLTKKYAAEFGIQLDPAPSNLPAVYRVANRKWIGTGEDSDSPGSLQKKYLGPYIHQVAASLTADPWPPDGVRAWDHSTLYQFLTEQGISSEKISRLRMEYIDEWGDGIESYSALSGFYDLARGRSSSLFRIQGGSDRLPSAFASRLSSISLNTPVHQVNQIDNRIEVVFSKNGEFQKQQSDFLICTIPFSVLSKVQIDLPSEKRNAIQELGYTSVARVYAQFKERFWIQQGLSGYAYTDHDFLSLFHSTANQEGKAGILEAYISGPLARRISSLNETERIETTLSFLEELHPEMRKHLLKTTSVCWDHDPWAGGAYSWFKPGQMTNLLPVLGRPFGQIHFAGDHTSSLPGWMQGALESAHRVIQEIMQKI